A genomic stretch from Kogia breviceps isolate mKogBre1 chromosome 1, mKogBre1 haplotype 1, whole genome shotgun sequence includes:
- the LOC131759634 gene encoding transmembrane epididymal protein 1A-like, protein MGTFIGHVYPGLFLLSYGLYQAVAVSKAVIVSDSFLYPSSPPRNKGRWARLWKISYGGLLKMLAGSGLIVYEISCVKRGLILMNRELPPRFMYAQEWQHLTIFILLTVNGCVEVVSKNVLPQRCVPLEKGTLVLTFYVLLLLLVSHAQDSAGVELHVHSLLILVVLLLMLVLTVQLWVPDTFRLSVIETFLFQIMGSWLVQAAFILYKPVTGYPWQDDDINDIMFVTTFFCWHVMINALCLLGIYGVSSFWHCYYQPSWKLMGSREAPCYTSTVGPLYKLLQEVEQSEEDDQALLSKSSP, encoded by the coding sequence ATGGGAACCTTTATCGGTCATGTGTACCCAGGGCTGTTTCTACTTTCATATGGACTGTATCAAGCGGTAGCGGTCTCCAAAGCTGTGATAGTCAGTGACTCTTTCCTGTATCCCTCATCCCCTCCCAGGAATAAGGGGAGATGGGCCAGGCTGTGGAAAATATCCTACGGAGGTTTGCTGAAGATGCTGGCTGGCTCCGGCTTGATCGTGTACGAGATCAGCTGCGTGAAGAGAGGGCTGATACTGATGAACAGGGAGCTGCCACCGAGATTTATGTACGCCCAAGAGTGGCAGCACCTCACCATATTCATCCTTCTCACCGTCAACGGCTGTGTAGAGGTCGTGAGCAAGAACGTGCTGCCTCAGCGCTGCGTGCCCCTAGAAAAAGGGACCCTGGTGCTGACTTTCTATGTGCTCCTGCTGTTGCTGGTGTCACATGCTCAGGACTCAGCAGGGGTGGAGCTGCACGTTCACTCCCTGCTCATCTTGGTGGTGTTGCTGCTGATGCTGGTGTTGACCGTACAGCTGTGGGTTCCCGACACGTTTCGACTCTCAGTGATCGAGACCTTTCTGTTTCAGATCATGGGCTCCTGGCTGGTACAGGCCGCCTTCATTCTTTACAAACCAGTCACTGGCTACCCATGGCAGGATGATGACATCAATGACATCATGTTTGTCACCACCTTCTTCTGCTGGCATGTGATGATCAATGCTTTGTGCCTGTTGGGAATCTATGGCGTCTCTTCCTTTTGGCATTGTTATTACCAACCCAGCTGGAAGCTGATGGGGTCCAGAGAAGCTCCATGTTACACGAGCACCGTGGGACCCCTCTACAAATTGCTGCAGGAAGTGGAGCAGTCAGAGGAAGATGACCAGGCTCTCCTTTCAAAGAGCTCACCCTGA